The Stomatobaculum sp. F0698 genomic sequence AGATGATTGTCGAGTACATCAAGAAGCACGCTGCCGAGATCGACAAGAACGGCGACGGCACGATCGGTTACGTCCTTGCTATCGGGGATATCGGCCACAACGACTCGATCGCTCGTACGAGAGGTGTCAGAAAGGCACTCGGCACGGCGGTTGAGAAGGACGGCGCAATCGATTCCACGCCGGCAGGCACGAACGTCGACGGAACGGCAACGGTTGTCAAGGACGGCGAGATCGAAGTTGACGGCAAGACCTACAAGGTCAGAGAGCTTGCTTCGCAGGAGATGAAGAACGCAGCGGGCGCAACCTGGGACGCTGCAACGGCAGGAAACGGCATCAGCACCTGGGCTTCTTCCTTCGGCGATCAGATTGACATTGTCGCATCGAACAACGACGGCATGGGCATGTCCATGTTCAACGCTTGGTCCAAGGAGAAGGGTGTTCCGACCTTCGGTTACGACGCAAACTCCGACGCTGTTGCTGCGATTCCGGAGGGCTACGGCGGCACCATCAGCCAGCATGCAGACGTTCAGGCTTACCTCACGCTCAGAGTGTTGAGAAACCTTCTCGACGGTGTGGATGTCGACACGGGCATCGGCACGGCGGATGAGGCAGGCAATGTCCTCACCGCGGCAGATTACAAGTATGTGCCGGAGGAGAGATCCTACTACGCACTGAACCTTGCGGTCACCGCAGACAACTATAAGGACTTCGCGGATGCAACCAAGGTCTATGCACCGGTCGCAAACAAGCTGGATGCAACGAAGCATGCAGAGAAGAAGGTCTGGCTGAACACCTACAACGCGGCGGATAACTTCCTTGGCTCTACCTACAAGCCCCTGCTGAAGAACTACGAGGCGCTGCTGAACCTGAAGGTCGATTACGTGGATGGCGACGGACAGACCGAGTCCAACATCACGAACCGCCTCGGCAACCCGAGCCAGTACGATGCATTCGCAATCAACATGGTGAAGACGGACAATGCAGCTTCCTACACCGCAATTCTGAACCAGTAAACGAAGCTTGTGTTTTGGGGGTATCGGGGGCACACCTGATACCCCTGTTCTAATTATTGGGAGAAGAACCATGTCAGATCAAAAAGAAGATATCATCTTATCCATACGAGGTATGTCGAAGTCCTTCGGCAGAAACCGCGTTCTGGATCACATTGAGCTCAATTTGAGACGGGGCTCCGTCATGGGGCTCATGGGAGAGAACGGCGCCGGAAAGTCCACCATGATGAAGTGCCTCTTCGGAAGCTATCAGAAGGACGAGGGCGAGATCATTCTCGACGGACACGAGGTCTCGTTTTCGGGGCCGAAAGACGCATTGGAAAACGGAATTGCCATGGTTCATCAGGAGCTGAATCAGTGCCTGGAGCGCTCGGTTGTGGACAATCTCTTCCTCGGGCGCTACCCCGTGAATTCCATGGGCATTGTGGATGAGGCGAGAATGAAGAAAGAGGCTGCGGAGCTCTTCCGAAGTCTCGGCATGACCGTGAACCTGACCCAGCCGATGCGCAACATGTCTGTCTCACAGCGGCAGATGTGCGAGATTGCAAAGGCAATTTCTTACAATTCCAAGATTATCGTGCTGGATGAGCCGACCTCCTCGCTCACCGAGCCCGAGGTCAGAAAGTTGTTCGCGATGATGCGGAAACTCCGGGATCAGGGCATCTCCCTCATTTACATCTCGCACAAGATGGATGAGATTTTTGAGATTTGCGACCAGGTCTCGGTGCTCCGAGACGGCAAGCTGGTCATGACGAAGGACACGAAGGACACCGACTTAAACGAGCTGATCGCAGCCATGGTCGGACGCTCGCTCGAGAATCGTTTCCCGCCGGTCGACAATACGCCGGGCAAGGACATCCTCTCGATTCAGCACCTCTCGACCAAGTTCGAGCCGCACATTCAGGACGTGAGCTTTAATGTCCGCGAGGGCGAGATCTTCGGTCTCTACGGCCTGGTCGGTGCGGGCAGAACGGAGCTCCTCGAGACCATTTTCGGCATACGCACCCGCGCTGCGGGCCGCGTCTATTACGGCGGAGAGCTCATGAACTTCAACTCGGCGAAGGAGGCCATGGAGCACGGCTTCGCGCTGATCACCGAGGAGAGAAAGGCCAACGGTCTCTTCCTCAAGGGAGACCTCACCTTTAACACGACCATTGCGAACCTGAAGCACTATAAGAACGGTCCGGCGCTCTCCGAGCAGAGGATGACAAAGGCGACCACGAAGCAGTTAAAGACCATGCGCACCAAGTGCATGGGCCCCGAGGATTTGATTTCGAGTCTCTCGGGCGGAAACCAGCAGAAGGTCATCTTCGGCAAGTGGCTCGAGCGAGAGCCGCGCGTCTTCATGATGGACGAGCCGACCCGCGGCATCGACGTCGGCGCGAAATATGAGATCTACGACCTCATCATCCGCATGGCGAAGGAGGGCAAGACCATCATCGTGGTTTCCTCCGAGATGCCGGAGATTCTGGGAATCACGAACCGCATCGGTGTGATGTCGAACGGCTATCTGTCCGGCATTGTCGAGACCAAAGAGACCAATCAGGAAGAACTGTTGCGTCTCAGCGCAAAGTACCTGTAAAGTGAGGAGAGAGTTATGAGTCAGTTAGGAAATGAGAAGGACGCTGCGATGCGCGCCGAGGAAGAGGCAAAGCTCCTCGAGCCGATTCGCGCACATGTCGGAGAGATACAGGCTAAGATCGACGCGCTCCGGAAGGACGGCAGCGATCAGGTACAGAAGCTGAAGAATCGCATTCAGCTCTTAAAAGAAGACAAGCACATCCAAAAGGACAAGAAGGATGCGCTGATCGCCGAGGCAGCTGCGGCGCTCACGGCGGCACAGGCGATTGAGAGTAAGAACCAGGCCGAGGTCTCGGGGCTCGTTGCCGAGGCAGAGAGTTACTTAAAAGAGCACTATGAGAAGGATTATCTGGGCCCGGTCACCGAAAACTGCAAGAGAGACAAAGAAAACGCAAAGGCACGCTATCAGGCGCGCGTCGCAGAGCTCGGCAAGGAGCATGAGAAAGAGCTTGCCCGTCTCCGCGCAGAGGGCGGTGCGGATTTGCAGCAGGAGCTGAAGGACGAGAACTACGTCTACAAGAATAAGCTCTTCGATGCAAAGATTAACTACGAGCAGGAACTGCAGGCAATCAAGGACAGAAGACACGAGGCCTTCGCCGAGCAGTATCACATGATCGATTTGCTCCGAATGTCCCGCTTCACCTTCGGACAGGCGCAGGCACAGCGCATCGAGAACTATAAGTACACCTTTAACCAGCGCCAGTTCCTCTTGAAGAACGGTCTCTATATTGTCATCGTGATGATCTTCATTGCGCTGAGCATTGTGACGCCGATTGTGAAGAACACCCAGCTCTTTACCTACAACAATGTCCTGAACATTCTGCAGCAGGCGTCTCCGCGCATGTTCCTTGCGCTCGGCGTTGCGGGTCTGATTCTCCTGACCGGTACCGACCTCTCGATCGGAAGAATGACCGGTATGGGCATGGTCGCCGCGACCATCATCATGCACAAGGGTGTCAATACCGGTGCGGTCTTCGGCAAGATTTTTGACTTTACCTCCCTGCCCTATGTGGGAAGAGCGGTGCTTGCGCTTCTTACCTGCATTGTGCTCGCAACCTGCTTTACTTCGATTGCCGGCTTCTTCACGGCGCGCTTTAAGATGCACCCCTTCATTTCGACCATGTCGAACATGCTGATTATCTTCGGTCTCGTGACCTATGCGACCAAGGGTGTGTCCTTCGGTGCCATTGAGCCGGGCATCGCTTCGATGATTGTTCCGAAGGTGAACGGCTTCCCGCTCATCATTGTCTGGGCCCTCGCGGCGATCTTGATTGTCTGGTTCATCTGGAACAAGACCCGTTTCGGAAAGAATCTCTACGCGGTCGGCGGCAACCCGGAGGCGGCTTCGGTCTCGGGTATCTCGGTCTTCGCGGTCACGATGGGCGCCTTCATGATGGCAGGTGTGCTCTACGGCTTCGGCGCATGGCTTGAGTGCGCACGCATGGTGGGTTCCGGTTCGGCGGCTTACGGCCAGGGCTGGGACATGGACGCAATCGCGGCCTGCGTGGTCGGCGGCGTTTCCTTCACCGGCGGTATCGGTAAGATTTCCGGCGTTGTGGTCGGCGTGCTGATTTTCACGGCACTCACCTATTCGCTGACCATACTCGGTATCGATACCAACCTCCAGTTCGTCTTTGAGGGTATCATCATCCTGACGGCTGTCACCCTGGACTGCTTAAAGTACGTTCAGAAGAAGTAAAGTTTCGCAAAAGGCGCAAAGAGCCCGCATATGTTATACTGAAACCGCAGCGAAAGCTGCGGTTTTTTGAATGGGAGGAAAGACCATGCTCTATTCCTGCATGTTGGTGGACGATGAGGAAGATGTAATCAGTGCAATACGGCAAACCATAGACTGGGAGAGTCTGGGCTTCTCCGTGCCGCGTGAGGCGCACAACGGGCTTGAAGCCCTCGAGTTTGCGGAGGAGACCGCGCCGGATGTGGTTTTGACCGATATCAAGATGCCCTATATGGACGGGCTTGAACTTGCGCACAAATTAAAGGAACTCTACCCGAATATACGCATTATCGTCTTTTCGGGCTTTGATGAATTTGAATACGCCCGCGAGGCCCTG encodes the following:
- a CDS encoding substrate-binding domain-containing protein, translated to MKKAISIIAAVAMATTMLAACGGGGKTESSSAAASGSESASETMAAGGETGMVANKDKPLVWYNRQPSNSSTGELDKEALHFNDKTYYVGFDANQGAELQGEMIVEYIKKHAAEIDKNGDGTIGYVLAIGDIGHNDSIARTRGVRKALGTAVEKDGAIDSTPAGTNVDGTATVVKDGEIEVDGKTYKVRELASQEMKNAAGATWDAATAGNGISTWASSFGDQIDIVASNNDGMGMSMFNAWSKEKGVPTFGYDANSDAVAAIPEGYGGTISQHADVQAYLTLRVLRNLLDGVDVDTGIGTADEAGNVLTAADYKYVPEERSYYALNLAVTADNYKDFADATKVYAPVANKLDATKHAEKKVWLNTYNAADNFLGSTYKPLLKNYEALLNLKVDYVDGDGQTESNITNRLGNPSQYDAFAINMVKTDNAASYTAILNQ
- a CDS encoding sugar ABC transporter ATP-binding protein encodes the protein MSDQKEDIILSIRGMSKSFGRNRVLDHIELNLRRGSVMGLMGENGAGKSTMMKCLFGSYQKDEGEIILDGHEVSFSGPKDALENGIAMVHQELNQCLERSVVDNLFLGRYPVNSMGIVDEARMKKEAAELFRSLGMTVNLTQPMRNMSVSQRQMCEIAKAISYNSKIIVLDEPTSSLTEPEVRKLFAMMRKLRDQGISLIYISHKMDEIFEICDQVSVLRDGKLVMTKDTKDTDLNELIAAMVGRSLENRFPPVDNTPGKDILSIQHLSTKFEPHIQDVSFNVREGEIFGLYGLVGAGRTELLETIFGIRTRAAGRVYYGGELMNFNSAKEAMEHGFALITEERKANGLFLKGDLTFNTTIANLKHYKNGPALSEQRMTKATTKQLKTMRTKCMGPEDLISSLSGGNQQKVIFGKWLEREPRVFMMDEPTRGIDVGAKYEIYDLIIRMAKEGKTIIVVSSEMPEILGITNRIGVMSNGYLSGIVETKETNQEELLRLSAKYL
- a CDS encoding galactose/methyl galactoside ABC transporter permease MglC; translated protein: MSQLGNEKDAAMRAEEEAKLLEPIRAHVGEIQAKIDALRKDGSDQVQKLKNRIQLLKEDKHIQKDKKDALIAEAAAALTAAQAIESKNQAEVSGLVAEAESYLKEHYEKDYLGPVTENCKRDKENAKARYQARVAELGKEHEKELARLRAEGGADLQQELKDENYVYKNKLFDAKINYEQELQAIKDRRHEAFAEQYHMIDLLRMSRFTFGQAQAQRIENYKYTFNQRQFLLKNGLYIVIVMIFIALSIVTPIVKNTQLFTYNNVLNILQQASPRMFLALGVAGLILLTGTDLSIGRMTGMGMVAATIIMHKGVNTGAVFGKIFDFTSLPYVGRAVLALLTCIVLATCFTSIAGFFTARFKMHPFISTMSNMLIIFGLVTYATKGVSFGAIEPGIASMIVPKVNGFPLIIVWALAAILIVWFIWNKTRFGKNLYAVGGNPEAASVSGISVFAVTMGAFMMAGVLYGFGAWLECARMVGSGSAAYGQGWDMDAIAACVVGGVSFTGGIGKISGVVVGVLIFTALTYSLTILGIDTNLQFVFEGIIILTAVTLDCLKYVQKK